The following proteins are co-located in the Mesotoga sp. BH458_6_3_2_1 genome:
- a CDS encoding DUF11 domain-containing protein gives MRRKLLLVLIVALAMAATIAVPPAAGTQIKNQAAATYIDNSGVERTILSNQVITTVLPVYSVQVTPDLIEQPAAAGQTLNFQFRIDNLANTSDSFNATPVIDDVNSTFLPITPEVYYDENANGLVDPGEVLWSAGIVIPSNDFRYAILRYRVPSATTAGATATVWLNVDSASDPVSAYDYNNAANATVYNDAVVNLYKSVVPQDVSAGDTVTYVISGNNSGNKSAFNIVITDILDGNLTFVSSADARLEHTAGTITITIGELPPANQFRVEFQVTINADTHSGMIENIATMQYETTSSGIVNRSSNVSTIMVGGPGYETTMVWIGPSGDPRALVETTDRSTESGVAGTLVSFVNTVENAGLSIDVIDVTVDEIIPEDLEGVVAIAFFAENLTPLPDSNNNGMQDSGPLAPGETFNVVVKVFVPSSISTPDASITAVVRAISSISSSASDTTLDIVHPITTPEIAIGNASETAFDNVYDKTPVNLTGDPGTYVYFPLDVVNESQGSDTFTLSAVTPVGWTVRFYIDEDGDGILDPEEMSSVTNTGVVGPDAGKRIIARVLIPEGTLWTGTPVPVEFHATSLNNPTVSDYQENTITVNKVYSILLQPSRNGSASPNSHIDYEHTLTNTGNVAVTVMLYPDSSRNWSYVFEADGNVVPLDSAFPLEPGQSVTGIFRLFVPGEPLGVIDVSTLEAVVQEDTSVTSTIIDVTVVVSANIRISKTVDKTEAEPGEVLIYTVSYSNIGTEPVASFTVYDSIPFYTKLHESITDGTFSPLPTGLSYDFGATWQTFESAVFANVTTLRWELGTLNAGGSGTVSFPVVIDGYDN, from the coding sequence ATGAGAAGAAAACTACTTCTGGTTCTTATCGTGGCATTGGCTATGGCAGCCACGATTGCCGTGCCACCAGCTGCTGGCACACAGATAAAGAACCAGGCTGCGGCAACGTACATCGACAACTCGGGCGTTGAAAGAACGATACTCTCAAACCAGGTGATCACTACGGTCTTGCCGGTCTACTCGGTCCAGGTAACACCGGACCTAATTGAACAGCCGGCCGCTGCCGGACAGACTTTGAACTTCCAGTTCAGAATCGACAATCTGGCAAACACGTCAGATAGTTTCAATGCGACACCCGTTATTGACGACGTGAACTCAACTTTCTTGCCGATCACTCCCGAAGTCTACTACGATGAGAATGCCAACGGACTGGTTGATCCTGGAGAGGTTCTCTGGAGCGCGGGTATCGTTATACCTTCAAATGACTTCAGGTACGCAATCTTAAGGTACAGAGTCCCTAGCGCGACGACTGCAGGGGCAACGGCAACCGTATGGTTAAACGTCGATTCGGCTAGCGATCCTGTAAGCGCTTATGATTACAACAACGCCGCAAACGCTACCGTCTACAACGATGCAGTAGTAAATCTCTACAAGTCAGTCGTTCCACAAGATGTAAGCGCAGGGGACACTGTCACTTATGTGATTTCCGGAAACAACTCCGGAAACAAAAGCGCCTTCAACATTGTAATAACCGATATTCTTGATGGAAACCTTACTTTCGTAAGCTCCGCTGACGCTCGACTTGAACATACGGCCGGTACGATAACTATAACTATCGGTGAGCTTCCTCCAGCAAACCAATTCCGCGTTGAGTTTCAGGTCACAATCAACGCCGATACTCATTCGGGAATGATTGAGAATATTGCCACTATGCAATACGAAACTACCAGTAGCGGGATCGTCAATAGAAGCTCTAACGTCTCGACAATAATGGTCGGCGGACCGGGATATGAAACCACTATGGTATGGATAGGCCCGTCCGGAGATCCCAGGGCCCTCGTAGAAACTACTGATAGATCTACGGAGTCTGGCGTTGCGGGCACTCTAGTCTCTTTCGTCAACACCGTTGAGAACGCCGGCCTTTCAATTGATGTGATTGACGTTACGGTAGATGAGATCATACCTGAAGATCTCGAAGGAGTTGTGGCAATAGCCTTCTTCGCAGAAAACCTTACTCCGCTTCCGGACTCGAACAACAACGGAATGCAGGACTCCGGACCTCTTGCTCCCGGAGAGACATTCAATGTTGTTGTCAAGGTATTCGTCCCTTCGAGCATCTCTACACCGGACGCATCGATAACGGCGGTCGTAAGGGCGATTTCCTCGATCTCAAGTTCGGCTTCCGATACAACTTTAGACATAGTTCATCCTATAACCACACCGGAAATCGCCATAGGAAACGCTTCTGAAACTGCATTCGACAATGTCTATGACAAGACTCCTGTGAACCTTACGGGCGACCCTGGAACATACGTTTACTTCCCTCTGGACGTCGTAAACGAGTCTCAGGGGAGCGACACCTTCACTCTTTCCGCCGTTACTCCAGTTGGATGGACCGTCAGATTCTACATAGACGAAGACGGAGACGGAATCCTCGATCCCGAGGAAATGTCTTCGGTGACTAATACCGGTGTGGTAGGTCCTGACGCTGGAAAGAGAATAATCGCAAGGGTACTGATACCGGAAGGGACTCTCTGGACAGGTACTCCAGTACCGGTGGAATTCCACGCGACTTCTCTGAACAACCCGACTGTATCCGATTATCAGGAAAATACAATTACGGTGAACAAGGTCTACAGCATTCTCTTGCAGCCTTCCAGAAATGGTTCGGCTTCCCCAAATTCGCATATAGACTACGAGCACACACTGACAAACACCGGAAACGTCGCTGTTACTGTAATGCTTTATCCTGATTCTTCACGCAACTGGTCATACGTTTTCGAAGCTGATGGAAATGTTGTGCCTCTCGACTCTGCGTTCCCTCTGGAACCGGGTCAAAGTGTCACGGGAATCTTCAGGTTGTTCGTACCGGGAGAACCCCTGGGAGTAATCGACGTATCTACTCTTGAAGCAGTGGTACAGGAAGACACATCAGTCACATCTACGATTATCGACGTAACGGTCGTAGTAAGTGCAAACATAAGGATTTCGAAGACCGTTGACAAGACGGAGGCAGAACCCGGAGAAGTACTGATATACACGGTCTCCTACTCCAACATCGGCACGGAACCAGTGGCCTCCTTCACGGTCTACGATTCGATCCCATTCTACACGAAGCTCCACGAATCAATAACGGACGGAACCTTCAGTCCTCTTCCAACGGGACTGAGCTACGACTTTGGAGCAACTTGGCAAACATTCGAGAGTGCCGTCTTTGCAAATGTGACGACACTGAGATGGGAACTTGGGACACTAAATGCAGGCGGGAGCGGTACTGTTAGCTTCCCCGTCGTGATTGACGGATACGACAACTAA